A single region of the Nicotiana sylvestris chromosome 6, ASM39365v2, whole genome shotgun sequence genome encodes:
- the LOC104242592 gene encoding glycine-rich cell wall structural protein 1-like, producing MFGRFLVAFRPISDQLWSLFLVTFYRISSSGGPFGGRRGRGGIPGGGLGGGFGGGGGGGGGVGGGAGSGGGFGAGGGVGGGVGGGVGGGFGGGGAGGVGGGSGHGGGFGAGGGGEGGGLGGGAGGGGGSGGGGGIGGGSGQGGGFGGGGGVGGGVGGGGGGLGGGGGGVGGGGVGGGGGFGGGGGGGIGGGSGHGGGFGAGGGVGSGAGGGRGGLGGEIGVGIGIGIGVGVGGGAGQGVGVGSGFGSGSGGNSGRLDSKAKRCCL from the exons atgtttggtcgctttttggtcgcttttaggcctataagcgaccaactttggtcgctttttctgGTCActttttaccggatttctagtagtggcGGTCCATTTGGTGGACGTAGAGGACGGGGAGGCATACCTGGTGGAGGTCTTGGAGGAGGATTTGGGGGTGGTGGAGGTGGAGGTGGAGGAGTTGGTGGTGGAGCGGGTAGTGGTGGAGGATTTGGAGCGGGAGGTGGAGTAGGTGGTGGTGTTGGAGGAGGTGTTGGTGGTGGCTTCGGTGGTGGTGGCGCTGGTGGTGTGGGAGGAGGTTCTGGTCATGGTGGCGGGtttggagctgggggaggtggtGAAGGGGGAGGACTTGGTGGTGGAGCTGGTGGAGGAGGAGGTTCAGGTGGTGGAGGAGGTATAGGAGGTGGATCAGGACAAGGTGGAGGATTTGGAGGTGGAGGTGGAGTAGGTGGTGGTGTTGGAGGCGGAGGCGGAGGCCTCGGAGGAGGAG GTGGTGGAGTCGGGGGTGGAGGAGTTGGAGGTGGAGGAGGATTTGGTGGTGGTGGAGGCGGTGGAATAGGAGGAGGATCAGGTCATGGTGGCGGATTTGGTGCAGGTGGAGGCGTTGGCAGTGGAGCGGGTGGAGGAAGAGGTGGACTTGGAGGAGAAATAGGAGTTGGTATTGGGATAGGAATAGGTGTTGGTGTTGGTGGTGGAGCTGGTCAAGGGGTAGGCGTGGGGAGTGGTTTTGGTAGCGGAAGTGGTGGCAATAGTGGACGCCTAGACAGTAAAGCTAAGCGTTGCTGCCTTTAA